GTTCTTCTGCTACGATTACGGCGTCTCCATTCCCGAATTCATATCCTTTTTTTCTGACCAGCCGCATTACATCTTTCAACAACTCTCCACTGTCAGCATTCTTAAATTCCGGATCTGTATCGGGAAAATGCGACCCAATATCACCCAGTGAGGCTGCTCCAAGTATGGCATCAGTGAGAGAGTGAAGCAGCACATCGGCATCGGAATGTCCTTTTAAGCCAGCCGTATATGGTATGTCAATCCCGCCGAGGATTAATTTTCTCCCGGAAGCAAAAATATGTGAATCATACCCCAAACCTACTCTGATATTCTTCATTAGCCGTGATAATTTTCATCTGTCAAAAGTTCTGCGATCCTAAAGTCGAGCGGATACGTGATCTTGAAATTATTTCGGTTTCCTTTAACTACACTGACCCGTTCTCCTATAGCTTCAACGAGTGAAGCATCGTCTGTTCCCAGAAAATCTTTTTTAATCGCATTTTTGTAGGCTTTCAACAAAATTTCTTTTTTGAAAATTTGTGGTGTCTGTGCCTGCCATAAATCTGTCCGGTCGGGTGTCTGGGTTATGAACCCCTTACTATCCACCCGCTTGATTGTATCCTTAACAGGAACACCCGGTATTGCCCCGCCCGTTTCATACGCTTTCCGGAGA
This portion of the Rhodohalobacter sp. SW132 genome encodes:
- the ispF gene encoding 2-C-methyl-D-erythritol 2,4-cyclodiphosphate synthase, whose amino-acid sequence is MRVGLGYDSHIFASGRKLILGGIDIPYTAGLKGHSDADVLLHSLTDAILGAASLGDIGSHFPDTDPEFKNADSGELLKDVMRLVRKKGYEFGNGDAVIVAEEPKMKAYIAEIEANISRLIGCENEDISVKATTNEKMGAIGRKEGIAVHSVVLLMKV